Proteins from a genomic interval of Medicago truncatula cultivar Jemalong A17 chromosome 3, MtrunA17r5.0-ANR, whole genome shotgun sequence:
- the LOC11421543 gene encoding uncharacterized protein isoform X2, whose product MENQKRNGGGEVLDGSNIMELVGNEQGFNKFVDHKFHELDKDRDGKLSLKELEPAVADIGAALGLPAQGTTPDSDHIYYQVLNEFTHGKQEKVSKSEFKEVLSDILLGMAAGLKRDPIVILRMDGEDLLEFVNGPSYYTEMTSIFSQIQNSSTSLRELVIEAFGRLNVDRGIPPTSDSWVFNNIVDPALLSQALNRPVSDQETFLEEFKKVALSVVNCLKEKPVIVAHSENTFDGSGVKRLLSNKFELEKTLNTTLGNLPKDRNGKISKDYLQVTLDVVSPSAGLPPVGAIEEWRR is encoded by the exons ATGGAGAACCAGAAGAGAAACGGAGGAGGAGAGGTTCTTGATGGCTCCAACATTATGGAATTGGTTGGAAACGAGCAAGGATTCAACAAGTTTGTGGACCACAAATTTCATGAGCTGGATAAGGACAGAGATGGTAAGCTCTCCTTGAAGGAGCTTGAGCCCGCTGTTGCTGACATCGGTGCTGCTCTTGGTTTGCCTGCTCAGGGCACTACTCCTGACTCTGATCACATCTACTATCAG GTGTTGAATGAATTCACTCATGGAAAGCAAGAAAAAGTGAGCAAGAGTGAGTTCAAAGAGGTTCTCTCAGACATTCTATTAGGCATGGCTGCTGGATTGAAGCGAGACCCAATTGTTATACTCCGCATGGACGGGGAAGATCTTCTTGAGTTTGTTAATGGTCCAAGTTATTATACAGAAATGACATCCATATTCTCTCAGATTCAAAACTCTAGTACATCACTTCGCGAACTTGTTATTGAAGCTTTTGGAAGACTCAATGTTGATCGAGGAATTCCTCCTACATCAGATTCTTGG GTTTTTAACAACATTGTGGATCCGGCACTGTTGTCTCAAGCTTTGAATAGGCCTGTTAGTGATCAAGAGACATTTTTGGAAGAATTCAAGAAAGTGGCATTGAGTGTGGTTAATTGCCTTAAAGAGAAGCCTGTCATTGTAGCTCACAGTGAAAACACTTTTGATGGAAGTGGTGTCAAGAGACTCTTAtccaacaagtttgaattagAAAAG ACGTTGAACACGACTTTAGGGAATCTGCCAAAAGATCGAAACGGAAAAATATCAAAGGATTATTTGCAGGTGACACTAGATGTGGTGTCTCCATCTGCTGGTTTACCTCCAGTTGGTGCAATTGAAGAG TGGCGCAGATGA
- the LOC11421543 gene encoding uncharacterized protein isoform X1 has product MENQKRNGGGEVLDGSNIMELVGNEQGFNKFVDHKFHELDKDRDGKLSLKELEPAVADIGAALGLPAQGTTPDSDHIYYQVLNEFTHGKQEKVSKSEFKEVLSDILLGMAAGLKRDPIVILRMDGEDLLEFVNGPSYYTEMTSIFSQIQNSSTSLRELVIEAFGRLNVDRGIPPTSDSWVFNNIVDPALLSQALNRPVSDQETFLEEFKKVALSVVNCLKEKPVIVAHSENTFDGSGVKRLLSNKFELEKTLNTTLGNLPKDRNGKISKDYLQVTLDVVSPSAGLPPVGAIEEMDKVISEAFKTMNNGDDKKMMIKEEEFKKILIEILGSIMLQLEGSPIAVSSNSVLHEPLSASSTLLNPS; this is encoded by the exons ATGGAGAACCAGAAGAGAAACGGAGGAGGAGAGGTTCTTGATGGCTCCAACATTATGGAATTGGTTGGAAACGAGCAAGGATTCAACAAGTTTGTGGACCACAAATTTCATGAGCTGGATAAGGACAGAGATGGTAAGCTCTCCTTGAAGGAGCTTGAGCCCGCTGTTGCTGACATCGGTGCTGCTCTTGGTTTGCCTGCTCAGGGCACTACTCCTGACTCTGATCACATCTACTATCAG GTGTTGAATGAATTCACTCATGGAAAGCAAGAAAAAGTGAGCAAGAGTGAGTTCAAAGAGGTTCTCTCAGACATTCTATTAGGCATGGCTGCTGGATTGAAGCGAGACCCAATTGTTATACTCCGCATGGACGGGGAAGATCTTCTTGAGTTTGTTAATGGTCCAAGTTATTATACAGAAATGACATCCATATTCTCTCAGATTCAAAACTCTAGTACATCACTTCGCGAACTTGTTATTGAAGCTTTTGGAAGACTCAATGTTGATCGAGGAATTCCTCCTACATCAGATTCTTGG GTTTTTAACAACATTGTGGATCCGGCACTGTTGTCTCAAGCTTTGAATAGGCCTGTTAGTGATCAAGAGACATTTTTGGAAGAATTCAAGAAAGTGGCATTGAGTGTGGTTAATTGCCTTAAAGAGAAGCCTGTCATTGTAGCTCACAGTGAAAACACTTTTGATGGAAGTGGTGTCAAGAGACTCTTAtccaacaagtttgaattagAAAAG ACGTTGAACACGACTTTAGGGAATCTGCCAAAAGATCGAAACGGAAAAATATCAAAGGATTATTTGCAGGTGACACTAGATGTGGTGTCTCCATCTGCTGGTTTACCTCCAGTTGGTGCAATTGAAGAG ATGGATAAGGTTATTAGTGAAGCCTTTAAGACGATGAATAATGGAGATGACAAGAAGATGATGATTAAAGAAGAAGAattcaagaaaattttaattgaaatactGGGGAGTATCATGTTGCAGTTAGAAGGAAGTCCCATTGCTGTTTCTTCAAATTCAGTTTTACATGAGCCTTTAAGCGCATCTTCTACACTTTTGAACCCATCTTAA